The following DNA comes from Camelina sativa cultivar DH55 chromosome 14, Cs, whole genome shotgun sequence.
TCATTGTTTTCAGGGAAGAGTTTNgtttttttttttttttttttttttcagattggAAAGTAGGAGACTTGTTAACTGTGTTGTGTAACTCTTTGAATGCAAGTTTTGGTTGATGAAGAATTCTATAGGCTTattttaggatatatataaagGAGAAGTTTAGATAGATTAGAGCAACCATACCGAACAGAATACATGTGTCTGTCTTTGTTGTATATGATCATAAGGGGTCCCAAGTTAGTAACCAATCTTGTCTCCTCATCAAATTGTGGATTAGAATCTTCTCCTGAAAAGACATGACCATGTGGATGTGCGTATGAGTCttatacaataaatgtattacaattcAATTTAAACACAAAGACATGTGCTAGTGAATGAAAGATGTAGAACTTTTGTAGGCCCTTGGATGTTTCTCAGGAGAGTTAAAACCTTAAACCTGTAGATATTTCCAGTTGTTACATAGATCTTTAAAAGAGTGAAAAAGTTACACTGATCCTAAAGTTATTTCCTCTAAAATTCCAAGTATCATAACCTTTTTCATCAATAGGAATTTATTCAAAAGTTCAGTAATTTTTTGGGGGCAATATATGAACAACAGATATGGTTTTAAACTTTGCAAGAAAAAGATGTCATCATAAATTTTGTAGAGACAAAACTTAACATGTGCAATCAAAAGAGAGAGCAAGTACACAAATACACGAAGTTTAGCCTAAGACGTACCATAGTAACCAGGAGCACTAGCTGTATACACGCTAACTTTGGTTCCTACTTCCTACTAGCGTTTAGACATTTAGCAAGATGAGGATCTAGTTCAAGTAGGGTATAACCTCAGGTTTAGGAACCTGAAGATTCATGTTGTGCTTGTGGATTTGTTGATGAGTAGCAATCCTCGGCCACCCCAGGGAAACGAACTAGAGGGGTCGGTTGTTcacttgatttttttctctggATCATGAGATTTACAATGAGGTCCCCAGGGAGATTGACTTCAAGATTATGATCTCTCACAAGTTTAAGTATAGTGTTCAATCTTCCAGCATCTTTTCGTAGACcctaaagaaagaagaaccaaACATATAGATTCATTATCTCCAAGATCAGTAAATAATCATTTACAAGATCAGGCGAGTGAACAAAAGTGTTAAACCTTGGAGGATCCAGCTGATTTATTTTTCAGGAAAGACCGCCTTAAACTGATGATCTCTTCAGTTACGAGCTCTGAGGATGAGAATGAGAACTCTTTATTATTAAgcttaaacaaacatataagcCGGGCTGCAGGAAAATATTGGCTTTTCGTGATGAGCTCTTCAACAAACTCTGCAGAAGAATGAATCAAACGTTTAGTATCCAAACGATTAAATAAAGTGTAGTTGAGTAGATGTGATGATGACTACATGCAAAACTAACCTTGGATCAGCTCAAGCTTGAGACCAATAGAGTGAAAGAGTCTTGGAGCCTGTTTGTATTGAGCAATAAACGAAGAAAGTAGAGCAGTGTCATCTTCATTGATCAAATTCTTTAATCCATAAGCCACCATAAACATAAGAAAGGCTAAGGCCTCAAGCGGCCGTTTTGTCATCTTCCTTTTCCATGAATTTGCCATTTTTCTGGCCCTGAGCTGCAGTTGAGACTTGACCAGTTGCTGAATTTTGGCGAGCTCACcaagaaaaagaaccaaaatctCCACGAACAAGTCCCCTAAAAACACTTCGTCAGAAAGACCATCCTCCATTTGTTCCAGAACATATTCTGCTGGATCAGGTGAACTTCTAAGACAAAAGGAGACCTGTCGGGGAGTAAGATGAGCTGTGATTTCTTTAAGTTGGCTTTCAGCTGAATCTTCTTGGCTAGTGTCACTGATACATGCATCAGCTTGCTGCTTCTTTTTCATATCACAAAGTACTTTCCTTTGTGCCTCAGTCAGCTTTTGGACTCGTCCTAATTCTTTGGATTTCAAGTCAAGCTGTTCACCAGAGATGTTGATCAGATTGTTCAATTCTTggactctcttttctttcaccTCAAGTTCTTGATCAACAGACGCAAGCTGCTTGCCAGATTCTTCAATTTTGGAAAGAATCAGAagcaaatctttcttctttctaccAGTCTCCTCTTCCAATTCTCTCCTAAGCTGGataag
Coding sequences within:
- the LOC104741538 gene encoding truncated FRIGIDA-like protein 1 isoform X1, producing the protein MDCNKEEARRVKKDPNKVRAAKKRKRLDIDVAGSTTKYSKRRQKQQGITQFGRSSSATTEEERAEELKAAETGSTDLSLRSERFSQELLTNQIESEKNKLIQLRRELEEETGRKKKDLLLILSKIEESGKQLASVDQELEVKEKRVQELNNLINISGEQLDLKSKELGRVQKLTEAQRKVLCDMKKKQQADACISDTSQEDSAESQLKEITAHLTPRQVSFCLRSSPDPAEYVLEQMEDGLSDEVFLGDLFVEILVLFLGELAKIQQLVKSQLQLRARKMANSWKRKMTKRPLEALAFLMFMVAYGLKNLINEDDTALLSSFIAQYKQAPRLFHSIGLKLELIQEFVEELITKSQYFPAARLICLFKLNNKEFSFSSSELVTEEIISLRRSFLKNKSAGSSKGLRKDAGRLNTILKLVRDHNLEVNLPGDLIVNLMIQRKKSSEQPTPLVRFPGVAEDCYSSTNPQAQHESSGS